DNA sequence from the Nicotiana tomentosiformis chromosome 3, ASM39032v3, whole genome shotgun sequence genome:
AAGATATTAAGGAAAATGGtagacaattacaaacaatggcacgagaagctaccattttCTTTAGTTGGGTATCGTACCACAATTCGTGCATCAACTAGGGCAACTCCCTATCTACTAGTTTACGGTACTGAAGCCGTTATTCCCGCCGAAGTGGAGATTCCAtctttaagaatcatacaagaagctgagctcagcgatgcagaatgggtacGAAGGtggtatgaacaactagctctactggaacagaatggcaagagctttcaacaaaaaggtcaggACGAGGAAATTCACACTAGGGCATTTGGTGCTAAAGCGAATCTTCCCACATCAAGATAAGGCGAAGGGGAAATTCTTACCAAGCTGGCACGGCCGTTACATGGTTCACCGGGTATTGACAGGAGGAGTacttatacttgcagagatggatggagagatttggccaaaacctatcagtTCAGACGgagtcaaaagatactatgtttaacATTATATTTGCATTTTCCATTTGATGTTCACCCTAGCCTTTCTCCGGACGCAGTCAATAATGCAACAAGttcaccttggcctttctccgcttggggtatGGATACGTAGgaagccctgtgggttcggtcacatcataataaaatcttcatttcccCTATGGTCAGAAATCGGGGAAAGATCTCGAGTTTTCCCGATCTCACCACGTTTGGAACCGCCAAGGAATGTGTTGCCAGAAGTAGCCATTTAAACTGGGGaaaaattttgaggaggaccctcaaaattccaaAGCAAGGAGGTTGCAACATCTCAAAATGCGTCACAGTCACCAGTTCATctaaatatttcaaacaactacatttCTGAAAATAATTTGTCAAATACATACATGTCtttcaaaaatttgtttctatggcagccagacgttacccagggtaactcaagGAGGACCTCAAGGAAATCGAGAGCACGAAATAACTATTCCACCCcaaaactcatgatttttctttggatgtagGCACAATGAACATAATAGGAACGTCCACAAATATATATACACAACAAGATTACTATCTTTACAAACAACAAGAATTGCCAAATgcaaacacatcaagctaagaaatgcttTATCCTCTAGCACTCAGTCATTGCTTCCTCTCGCATAGGGCTAAGAGCTGCCTTCatcattgtataaggctaagcactacttcctttgcatgagactaaacactgtctccattccttgcatgaggctaagcattgcctccattattgcataaggctaagcactgcctttctttgcatgatcattcctcactcaattcggacaaaattggtcattattttttttacccgacaactctttcatcattcctggTTAAAGAGGGCTAATGTTGTTACcaaatttttccctcatattttttaaatagtatatatactttcgagctttaaaattaattttcttgcatttaaattacttgaatatttattaattaacccttaaattattttgtgataattTAACCACCCAAAGTTATTATTTACATCAACATATATGTTTtagaatattttactttattttatctaactatattttgtatttttaagctatttaaataattttgcaataatagcctatattcacgcataattaaattttttattacattatttgtgccaaaatagCATTTGTAATATTTTTTAAAGTTAATCTATTATTGTCAATCAATTTTCTATGtaagtaatattttattaattataaattactttttataaattattttaaacaacTTTTGCATAATCAATTTATAGGCCCAACATGGGGTTAATCGCGGACCAAATTTGGCCCAAATCATTAGTCCAACACCAAGAGCCCATGCCAAACAACCCTCTAACTTGACCTGGTCGGTACCCATTTGAACGACCCGCCCCGCTCCCCTTCCTatcttggtcgttgatctcaaatgatcaacgacccctaATGAACTAACCCTTTTCCATATATCCCTCCCCTCAAACCTTAATCTCATTTCCCTCACCCAGCCGCCCATGCACTCTCTCATCTCCAATCTCAAGTTAAACCCTAGCCAACCATTGAGATCTCTGCTTATCCCTTCCTTATACGCGTCCATACGCGGGTTTACTTACCTTTTCATGTTACTATTACTCGCTTTATGGGAACTTTCATTACAATTTCACTTACGGCAAGCCAGATCCGTCTTTGATTCTATTATTTTGGATGCTATTGTGGCTCTAAGCACTGAAGAGGAGGAAATATCTCTTGTATATGGTATATCCCTGTTGATTCTGCTATGATTGGGGCTTGTGAATGGTTTTCCCTAAGTTCGACTCAAACTAGGGTTTGGATTCTAATTTTTCTTATACTAGTCTTATTACAGATtgaatgtaatattttctttcctAATTTAGGTTTAATtgattattttccttgtttgttcgtcCTAATTTATCACTATATAAAACCCATCCCTAATCCCCTTTAACGGACCTCATTACTTCTATTACTCTCACTATTCTCTTCTTTAACTCATTCCTTACTTTGTTACACTTGAATATTTTCTAAAACTGTTGAATCCTTggccggttgaaagccaaggccataataCTATTAAACGACCTCCtctggtgcaagcactgctcggagcccttctcgaggctcttgtgaactctgaagcatcaaGGATTTGGGGTTCCATTGTCTTCTTTCAATTGCTGCTACTGAATCACTACTGATATTCTATGTTCCTCACTCTTTTGCTCGTTTAACTTTGCTACTGATTAGTGTCCTGTACCTTCGTAATCCTACTCCTTTCTGTTTGTGATTATGTTATGTGCATTAGTGTTATCTAGATTTCTCTTAGTCAATTTCGATATTATGCcatttcatatacaattttgcTTATTTTAGCATTACTCTAGAGTTTCATTAGCTTAAATTCTATGCAACTCTTGATGTGAACTTAAATGTATATAGCTAAGTTGATTCATGATGCCTGTCCGATTTGTAATTGAAACTTAATTGATGGTTGTTGAACTTTGTTTAATATCTTGCACTGAAAACCCTTTGTGAGACTATGTTCTTTCTCGAAATTGCTTTCTTCATGTTAAATCCTTTACGCTTAATTTGCTATTTCTCTGCAATTCATGCCTAATATGCTAGCCTACTTATACCTGTTGTTTATTCTGAGTTTGGCTTCTTGCCTTGTTCTGTACTATAATGATAACTAACTCATGCCCGGAATGTGTTCTAATTCTTGTTGAGACATTGATGCCCAACCTGTTATCTTTATGGAACTCTCATGTTAGCTATTGTCTTTTCCCATGCTATTTGTAACTCTGTTGTGTTCCTGGCTTGCTCAATCTTGTGTTACTCAGTATCAATTGAGTCCTTTAGAGTAGATACCATAACCAACACTTTTCCCATATGTGTGACCAACTAGAATAAGGTTTGATGCTTGTCTGATGTGAAGGTGTATTAGGGATTTTCTAGAAAACTTagaagagcttatgacttgtactaccggttttgggattgtaagcttTTTATAGAAATCTCTATTTCATTATTCATAGTAGTTGGTTAAATTTCGCCATTTTGTTTTGTTAGTggcaggcttacctagtcctaaagactaggttccatcaccaCATCCTGTGGAGTGAAATCAGGGTCGTGACAGCGCAAGTGCACAtttttggtccgcaaatgcggaacccCTGGGCAGCATCAAGATATGTATAGGGTTTGACCACTTTTATCATGACTTGAGTTATAAATGTCATATATGCTTTTACAATATCATTCttgcatcatcaccaatttactagagtcatacaagtattttctataattcttcataatttttaaaagctttaaatttgattttcttgcatctaaattatttgaatatttattaattacccctttaaattattttgtgatcacttaatcatccaaatttattatttgcatccatatATATGtctcataatattttacttttttttatataattGTATTTGTATTTTGAAGCTATTTTACATAATTTTACAAAAATAGCCTATGTCCTATAAATAATTATGTTTATTATATTATATATGCCAAAAtaacattttatattttttataatgttaaaataTCATTTTAAGCATCTtactacataaataatattttattatttgttaattactttttataaattagtttttaatattttttgtgtatttaaaACTTTGGCCCAATCTTTGAGTCAGTTTCGGACCCAAAACCTAGCCCGATaaccccaagcccaaaccagaCAACCCTTTTAATGAACCTAGTCGCGACCTGTTTTAACGACTCGCCCCTCTTCCTTCTGATCCTAGCCGTTGATCTCACCAAACCCTAGAGATTATTTTCCCTCACCCAGCCTCCCCTGCACAATCTCATAACTCCCTTTCGTCTCTCAAGCCTACACCCTAGCGATCGGAATCTTCACACCCTTTTTACCTTGCATTTTTTCCTCGAACCAGAGATCTTCTTACCTTTTCTGAATGCTTACCACTTTGATATGGTAAGACTAAGTGTCTTTCCATACATGGAAGGTGTATTTCATATAAATCGGGTCCAAATGGGCTCAATATTGAAGATCTTGTGCGATTCCGGCTAGGTACATCAAATGACACAGAGTATCTCTCCTATCTGGGCACATTTCCATCGAGTCCGGCTTAATTAGGGTTTGCCTTACTCGTTGCCCTAATTCTGATTTGAAAACAGTTTGCATGTGGTCTTTTCCTTATTCTGTAtgattgattttctttttcttattctacatgactgattttctttccttattctgtGTGATTGGTCTTCTTTCCATTTTTTGTTTACTTGttattactactatataaacccctcccctaattCCCTTTAGACAGACCTTAATTACTATATTCTTACACTTACTAAGTCCTATACTATTCTAAAATTTGAGCTCTTAGCCGGTTGGAAGCCTTGGCCACCAGAATTTAATTATTCAACCTCTCTCAGTGCGAGCATTGCTCAGGGTTCACcggaagcccttgggaactctgacacactgagAATTTTGGGGGTTTCTGTTGTTCTTTCCATGATACTGATAAGCAAGTTATTTGCTCTTAGTCTCTACCTTACTAGCTCGTTAATTCTGCAAACTGGTGATTAATGAGACTCTCGCTATTTTATTCCCTTTTCCTTGCATCCATGTCAATCAGTTTTTTGTAAACCAATATGATATAGATTTTCTCTGTTCGTCTTTATGTTTTTTCTTACCATCATCCTACACCCCTGCCTTTTCTTTTAGTGTCTGAACCTACTTGAAATTTGAGTTTCACACTTGTTATATGTGCGCAATTGAATGATTTATGGTTATTCTCAGCCTGTTATGCTATTCTGATTACTAGCTTCTCTTCAAAAGCCTTTCTTTATGTCTTGTCTTGGATTCATGCATTCTTAAGGATATTATCTCCTACATATAATTTGTTTGAGTAAATCTCTTTCTAATGAATCCTTCATGCATGTTCTACTGCTCTCCTGCTTACATGAACCTTATGTGCCCATTACTGTCTCTATGTTTTAGCCTAACATATTGCTAATTTGGTATTTTGTCAATCATGCATTCTTCAGTATTGCCTAGGTTTCTAGTTAAACCCTAATACACATGGTTTTATCTTAATAACTGGCTTAAGTTATGAAGTTTGTCTATCCTCTAACCTTAAGATTGATATATCTTCCTACCATGATCTTTGGACTTAGAAATCTTTGTGACTCTTATCGACTGTTACAAACCATGACTACTTAGATGTTTACTTTCCATTCTTTGACTATGACTTTGTTAGACCTCCATTCCTTAAATTCCTAGTTTTGAGTCTTATTTAGGGTAATTCATGCTTTACTATAATCTTGTTGTTCAGAGACCTAAGCATGTATGCTTACCGTGTTGATCTAAGTGAAATGCCTCCTCAACTCTGCTAATGTTGCACATGCAATACTCTTTCACTTTTTATGAACCTATATTGTCATCCATAATGCTAAAACTACTTTATTAAGGTCATTCTCTATTTGATCCTACAGCTTTCATAATTAGATCCCGTCCTTGAAATTACCTTAAGTTATTTTTAACCATGCTAATGTTTGAAACTTCTTTAGAAGTAGTATGTTATCCTATGATGATTCATCATGTCACCCTTAATCTTTGTTTCTTGGATTACAAACATAAACTTGCCTTATATGTGCCTTGTGTGCCTTTCGATTTAGCCTCATCCTGTTTAGGTGTCTTAGCTATAGCTGTTGTTAGCTACAACTCTAAAAACTAAGTTTTTAAGTTGTTTAGTTATTTCTATGAGTATTTTGTTACGTGTATGGATGACTCTTGGCATGTGTTTGGGTAAGTAAAGTTATTCGTTAGGCCTAGTGTTGGACCATACAATTGGATTTGAGCATGGAACTCAGGTTTCTTTGGTAAGCAGTGTATGGGTTTGCTGTTGTGCGAAGATTAAGACCATTGAAGGCCTAGGGACATCCCTGGGTTGTCCTATATTAGGCATGTATTTGTTCTATTCGGCTTGTAGTTGTCTCATTCTGTAACTAGTCATATTTTGGTTTATACTATTTCATTTGAGcatgtaataacttgtaataacgAATGATGGGGAAGTTAATAAAAGGGGGCTGGGATATTCTATGTTTGTATGAAAGGGTAGAAGACATGCATATAGGGTCTACATTCTTCATGTGCTATTTTGTCTCACTTGCTTTATTTATGCACAtcaatagaaatcatgtctatggGAATCATGCACACCTCGCTTGTACACTGTTCAAACATGCTAGTCTAAGTATTTGCCAAATTCGTTTCTATGTTACCACTGTAcatttagacaacatgcctataggatgtataacATCTGCTTTATTaatctagataccatgactatatgacttcaaataatcaattggTCAATCACTTCTATTAGTTTTAATGTGCTGCCCATccagatatcatgactataggatccTAATATTTTAATCAACTGCTTCTGTTGTCTTCATTACATTGCCCTGCCtagatgtcatgcctataggaataaagtgTTATAAAAAAACCAGGTCTAATTATAaactgttagaaatcctgcccATAGGATGTTGTCACTTGCACAAGAGTTGTTTATGACATGAAAGTTGTTAATGTTGAACTCCCACAACTGTTTCACTACCTAATCACCAACAATtggaaatcatgcctataggacttgcgaTACTTTAACCTCCCTATACACTGCTTGTACAATGCTGGAAATCAGAATCGCCTAGAAATTAAGCCTATAAGATTTAATGACTCTAGTGCATCTTAACCTCTTTTAACTGCCCAaactgcccgcgtgcatttgttgtttatgtgtggcggataacttgagcctttaattggctctatgtgaagtcctatctgttttgaattGTCCCCTAGTTTTATCATTGTGAGAAATCCAAGctgagtctagaaccacctaatatTAGGTCGAAAGCCTCATGGGCCATAGGcgtgggacgggtagtgcacgcataggatacgatttagaattgaactagagcgCATCTAAGTAACAACTTAAAcgtagtaattgggtagcaggaggtgatagtctgtgcccgctgaataatatgagcaaccctacTTTAAGgaagttgtgaagtattatttatgttgcatggggtgatcctttagactAAAAAACTTAAGACCCCCCCTTTTGCTTTATATACTTGTTATTCATACTTACTCATTTAACATAGACCAGTGCAGTTGTACCCTTGTAATCATTAAGATTTGTACTAATCATTTATTCATATATGTTATAATAGTGTTTTAAACTTTTATACCTTTCCTTGATTATTTGATCACCAAGATTAATTTTCTAATCCACATAGTATAaaattcggccgggacccacagttgtggataTCGAAGAATGCCTAACagcttctcttcgaggtaatttgagcccttacccaatctttggtgacaTGGACTAGATAAAAACAGTTATctgcaaataggttccctaacacaccttaaaatcattaggtgacgactcttctcttttaatacctcctttaaaagagttgtcacacatcgaaacccgcttttgcgagaaaacggGGTGTCACAACATGGCTATGGGAAAATttgcaaaatggcagatattacAGAGTGAGtgcgacatcatctatgtgactcagaaggcagtcaagggGCAAGCATTGGCTGATCAATTAAAGGAGAATCCagtagacggagaatacgaatcATCGAAGATCCTGACGAGGAGGTGTCGTTTGTAGGTGAGGATATTACTGAAGCATACGATAGTTGGACGGTGTTATTTGACGGGGCAACAAACTTCAAGGGAGTGTGTATCGAATCTATTTTAGTATCAAAGACctgtcaacattatccggtatccgcaaaactcaggttcaCGTGCACAAACAATATGGAAGAATATGAGGCCTGTATCTTGGGACTTAGGTTGGCCATcgacatgaatgttcaggagttGTTGGTAATCGGAGATTCTGATCTATTGGTACACCATgtactaggagaatgggctaccaagaacacaaaaatattgccatacttgcattgtgtataggagttgatcaagaggttcacaaggATAGAATTCAAAGATGTCCCAAGGAtccagaatgagtttgcagatgcattagccaccctatcttccatgatacaacatccagacaagaatttcaccgaacctatcccaataggaattcataagcaacCAGCTTAttgcgctcatgttgaagaagagttcgacggaaatccatggttccacgacatcaaagaatacttggaAAAGGGAGAATATCCAGAGAATGCTACACACACTTAGAAGCGCACGCTTCGAAGATTGGGTAACAATTTCTTTCAAAGAGGAGGAATTCTATATAGAATGACTCCTAATTTGGGATTATTGCGATGTGTCGATTCCAAAGAGGCATTTAGACtgctcgaagaaatacatgccgA
Encoded proteins:
- the LOC138908054 gene encoding uncharacterized protein: MEEYEACILGLRLAIDMNVQELLVIGDSDLLELIKRFTRIEFKDVPRIQNEFADALATLSSMIQHPDKNFTEPIPIGIHKQPAYCAHVEEEFDGNPWFHDIKEYLEKGEYPENATHT